The following DNA comes from bacterium.
CGGTCGCGTCGCTGATGCTCACGCGCGAGTGGAGCGACTGGCGCGGCGCCTGGTACCTGTGGATCCAGAGCGTATACGTCCGTCCGGAATGGCGCGGCCGCGGCGCGTACCGCGCGATGCACGCGCGTGTCATGCAGCTTGCGCGGGAGGAAGGCGCGTTCGAGGTCAGGCTGTATGTCGCGGAGGAAAACACGGGCGCG
Coding sequences within:
- a CDS encoding GNAT family N-acetyltransferase, which translates into the protein MQAMARETEGIELDRAKLEFGVGAALADASLGRYLIAEAAGGGAEPVASLMLTREWSDWRGAWYLWIQSVYVRPEWRGRGAYRAMHARVMQLAREEGAFEVRLYVAEENTGAQRTYERVGMKKSNYVMYEEEV